GCGACCTCGAGGACGGTATCCAGACCAAGCCCCGGGAACTCGACAACGTGAAAGTACTGGGAGCTGGCAGTGGCGTCCCCGGAGTGCTCGACCCGATCTTGCGACTTGCGCCCCACTCGGCGGCGCCGTCCGTTCGCCGTTATTGTCGCGGCTTCGAAAGAGCCGAGCCGGCGATTGGAGTCGAGCCGCACCGAGTAGTGTGACCACGCTTCCAGATCGCTAGGGCTTTCGAGTCGCACGCGAATCTTGGTGCGCTCTTGGAGGAGACCGGAATCGGTGACCTCTATCGCGACTTCCTTGCGCAGTACGAGGGCCGCGTCGGCGTCGAGGGTCGTCCCGAGCACCGCGACGGAGGCCAAGCCCAAGAGCCGTAGTAGAGAGCTCACTCGACGTTTACTCTCGGAGCAGCACCACGGGACGGGCGTCGAGCTTCGACGCCTGGTCGTAGAGGTTTCGCAGGGCCGTGTAGCCATCGTTGCCACCAAACTCGCGGCCGCTGAGCTCGAAGCGGCGCTTGAACTCCACTCGCCTTGCCGTCTCGGCGGTCTCCGTGTGGACTTCGACCGTCCCGGCCGTGCCGGTGTGGCTGGCGTCAGGCGGCGCTGCCTGGAGCTCCCAACCCTCGGGCCAGGAAAGGGTCGCGGTGAGCCGGTCGAGTCTTCCGTAGAGCATCTGCACGGGCGTTCGTCGCTGCCCGGCCGGCAAGCTGAAGGGGTGCGCAGCGGGGCCCAGGGGCTTCGACAGATAGACCGACACTTCGTCTCCCAACACTTCCTCGTCGCGCTGGCGCAGCGACCAGCCGATGCGGACGTGCTGCTCGCGTAGGTCTTCTTCGACCTCGATGGCGGTAACGTCGTAACCCGAGAACCGTTCCTCCAGATACTCGCGCCAGGCGTCTTCCGTGGCGGCGGTGTCTTCGCCTAGCCGCACATACCTCCAGGCCTGATGACCCTCCAGCTCCAGGCTGCCTCGTCCGCCGACCCGACCATCGGAATCTACCGCGAGATCGAGCGAGGCACGTCTGAGGTTCTCTGTAGCCGGCGCAATGGGCAGTTCGATGATCTCCGGCTTCGAGCGGTGGAACACCAAGGCCGGCGTGCCCTCATAGTACGGAGGAAGCTGGCCGAAACCGGCGCTCCGGTCGACCGGATCGAGATATGTCGTTTCGCGGTCGACTTCGATGCGCACCAGCCCGCCGTCGAACCACCAGGGATTGGCGACGCTCAGATCAACCCGCCCGAGGTTTCGATCGGCGACCCAGATGAGATCGGAATCGACGCCCACGCCGGCCAAGAGCGACTGCAGCAGCAGCGCTTTGGCAACGGGGGTCCCGTGTCCGTCGGCCAATACGCGGTCGACCGTCTGCTTGTCGCCGATTCCGACTCCATAGGTGAGATCGGTTCGGATCTCGTCGCGAACGAAGGCATGCAGCGAGGCGACTTTCTCGATCAGACTCGGTAAACCTGCGGTGAGCGCGGAGGCCTTTTTCTTGGTCTGGCGATCACTGCGCCGCGCGTTCTTGTAGTCGTCCGCGAAGATGCTGCATGCACTCCGCCATGAGTCCAGAAGCGGTTCGGGCCCAGAGCTCAGATTCACCACCGTGGGAACCAACATGAATCGGGTTGCGAGATCGGCGAACGGGAAGCTGTAGGGCTCGTCCGGGATTCCGGCGAGCTGTTCCGCCCAGATGCGGAGCTCGGTTCCCAGCTTCGTCTTCGTGGTCGAGGTCTGTAACGGCTGTGGCTGCGTCTGAACCGCCCAGGGTTCGAGCCCCAGATTGTTCGGCTTGATGTACGTGATCTCGGAAAGCCGTGTCGGCAGGCGGCCGTGGAAGTACCAGGGCTCCAAGTAGAAGAGACTGTCCCAGCGGACCGTGTATCTGTAGTCCAGAATCGCCCCTACCTCGACCGCCGGGAACACCAGCTTGGTGACGAAGGCCTTGAGAGAGCGTGATCGTCGCTCTTCAAAGACCGCGTCTTCAGGCAATGGCACGATCTGCCCATTCGGGAGCACGGTTCGGCCTTCGACCTTCTTGAGACGATAGAAGCCGCTGTGAGGGATCTCGACCTCGCCGTGCTTCTTGCCCTCCTCCGTCAGGATCTTGATCCGCACGTTGACCTTCAGATAGGACGACACCTCGCGGGGGTAGTCCAGCATTCGCAACTCGGCCTTCCGGTACAGGACCAGGGCTGGAGCGGTTGCCTGACCGGGGACGGCGGCCAGGCTACGCTCTTCGTCTGTAATCGGCGGGAAATCGGCGGCCTGCGTCACCCCGGCGAGGCCGACAAGGCAGACCATGAGCCATCTCAACATTGTGTTCTCAGCTCAACCAAAGCTTCACACCAACGAGCGCTGCGAATATGTTACGAGCGGTGCGACCCGCGCCGCGCCACCCGCTGGGGCAGTCCT
This DNA window, taken from bacterium, encodes the following:
- a CDS encoding DUF3857 domain-containing protein, which encodes MLRWLMVCLVGLAGVTQAADFPPITDEERSLAAVPGQATAPALVLYRKAELRMLDYPREVSSYLKVNVRIKILTEEGKKHGEVEIPHSGFYRLKKVEGRTVLPNGQIVPLPEDAVFEERRSRSLKAFVTKLVFPAVEVGAILDYRYTVRWDSLFYLEPWYFHGRLPTRLSEITYIKPNNLGLEPWAVQTQPQPLQTSTTKTKLGTELRIWAEQLAGIPDEPYSFPFADLATRFMLVPTVVNLSSGPEPLLDSWRSACSIFADDYKNARRSDRQTKKKASALTAGLPSLIEKVASLHAFVRDEIRTDLTYGVGIGDKQTVDRVLADGHGTPVAKALLLQSLLAGVGVDSDLIWVADRNLGRVDLSVANPWWFDGGLVRIEVDRETTYLDPVDRSAGFGQLPPYYEGTPALVFHRSKPEIIELPIAPATENLRRASLDLAVDSDGRVGGRGSLELEGHQAWRYVRLGEDTAATEDAWREYLEERFSGYDVTAIEVEEDLREQHVRIGWSLRQRDEEVLGDEVSVYLSKPLGPAAHPFSLPAGQRRTPVQMLYGRLDRLTATLSWPEGWELQAAPPDASHTGTAGTVEVHTETAETARRVEFKRRFELSGREFGGNDGYTALRNLYDQASKLDARPVVLLRE